One genomic window of Quercus robur chromosome 6, dhQueRobu3.1, whole genome shotgun sequence includes the following:
- the LOC126733206 gene encoding ferredoxin--NADP reductase, leaf isozyme, chloroplastic → MATAVTATGSFPSSKSSSLSSRTSIISPERISFKKVPLQYRDVSVGGRVVSIRAQVTTEAPAKVAKESKKMEEGVVVNKYKPKNPYTGRCLLNTKITGDDAPGETWHMVFSTEGEIPYREGQSVGVIPDGIDKNGKPHKLRLYSIASSAIGDFGDSKTVSLCVKRLVYTNDAGEIVKGVCSNFLCDLKAGAEVKMTGPVGKEMLMPKDPNATIIMLATGTGIAPFRSFLWKMFFEKHDDYKFNGLAWLFLGVPTSSSLLYKEEFEKMKEKAPENFRLDFAVSREQKNEKGEKMYIQTRMAQYAEELWQLLKKDNTFVYMCGLKGMEKGIDDIMVSLAARDGIDWADYKKQLKRAEQWNVEVY, encoded by the exons ATGGCTACTGCAGTAACTGCCACGGGCTCTTTTCCATCATCCAAGTCATCTTCTCTGTCCTCCAGAACCTCTATAATCTCACCAGAAAGAATTTCCTTCAAGAAG GTTCCTTTGCAGTACAGAGATGTTTCTGTTGGTGGAAGAGTGGTTTCGATCAGAGCCCAGGTCACCACAGAGGCTCCTGCAAAGGTTGCCAAGGAATCCAAGAAAATGGAGGAAGGCGTGGTTGTGAACAAGTACAAACCGAAAAATCCATACACTGGAAGATGCCTacttaacactaagattactggTGATGATGCTCCTGGAGAAACTTGGCACATGGTCTTCAGCACTGAGG GGGAGATCCCATACAGAGAAGGGCAATCAGTTGGGGTAATTCCAGATGGTATTGACAAAAATGGCAAGCCTCACAAGCTGAGGTTATACTCAATTGCCAGCAGTGCCATTGGTGACTTTGGAGACTCCAAAAca GTTTCTCTGTGTGTGAAACGGCTAGTGTACACCAATGATGCGGGAGAAATTGTTAAAGGAGTATGCTCAAATTTCTTGT GTGACTTGAAAGCTGGAGCTGAAGTGAAAATGACAGGACCTGTTGGAAAAGAAATGCTTATGCCAAAAGATCCCAATGCTACCATCATCATG CTTGCAACCGGAACTGGAATTGCTCCTTTCCgctcatttttgtggaaaatgtTCTTTGAGAAGCATGATGACTACAAG TTCAATGGTTTGGCGTGGCTCTTCTTGGGTGTCCCCACAAGTAGCTCACTGCTTTATAAGGAG GAATTTGAGAAAATGAAGGAGAAGGCCCCCGAAAATTTTAGACTTGACTTTGCTGTGAGTAGAGagcaaaaaaatgagaaaggtGAGAAGATGTACATCCAAACCCGAATGGCTCAGTATGCAGAAGAGCTATGGCAATTGCTTAAGAAGGATAACACCTTTGTCTACATGTGTGGGCTGAAGGGGATGGAAAAGGGAATTGATGACATAATGGTTTCATTGGCTGCTAGAGATG GCATTGATTGGGCGGACTACAAAAAGCAGTTGAAGAGAGCAGAGCAATGGAATGTGGAAGTATACTAA